Proteins from one Haliaeetus albicilla chromosome 4, bHalAlb1.1, whole genome shotgun sequence genomic window:
- the CDCA7 gene encoding cell division cycle-associated protein 7 isoform X2 produces the protein MVFRNTKLIPMETSSSSDDSCDSFGSDNFANTKRKFRSDIREELAKIFHEASDDESFPGFSENEIQDALKLESDSEENDTSAESEVAQRRQKCPIPLKVAMKFPPRRSERRKGVMEPLPEKLMPAPDSDSDSEEKGAMFLERRALNIKENKAMLAKLMAELQNVSGIFGGRKSLPTVSHGPKRLPRRSLPRSALRRNPDRSSRPHTRSRSLIEGPPTPLPEEEDDDRYILVRRRKMSDEDLEHEARTPRRGHRGAMAFPHIVRPVEEITEEELNNICGSAREKVYNRAMGSTCHQCRQKTIDTKTNCRNPDCVGVRGQFCGPCLRNRYGEDVRTALLDPTWRCPPCRGICNCSFCRQRDGRCATGVLVYLAKYHGYDNVHAYLKSLKQELGMED, from the exons ATGGTATTCCGAAATACGAAACTGATTCCCATGGAAACATCCTCATCCTCCGATGACAGTTGTGACAGTTTTGGTTCTGATAATTTTGCAAACACG AAACGCAAGTTTAGGTCTGATATTAGAGAAGAACTGGCGAAAATTTTTCATGAAGCCTCTGATGATGAATCCTTCCCTGGTTTTTCAGAAAACGAGATTCAAGATGCATTG AAATTGGAATCAGATTCAGAGGAGAATGATACAAGTGCTGAAAGTGAAGTAGCTCAGAGAAGGCAGAAATGCCCTATTCCTCTAAAAGTAGCCATGAAGTTTCCACCTCGAAGATCGGAGAGGAGGAAGGGTGTGATGGAACCTCTTCCTGAAAAGCTGATGCCTGCTCCAGATTCAGACTCTGACTCTGAAGAAAAGGGTGCCATGTTTTTAGAAAGAAGAGCTTTaaacataaaggaaaacaaagcaatg CTTGCCAAACTAATGGCCGAGTTGCAGAATGTTTCTGGTATCTTTGGTGGGAGAAAATCATTGCCAACTGTCAGTCAT GGACCAAAGCGACTTCCAAGGCGTTCATTGCCCAGAAGTGCTTTGAGGAGGAACCCAGACCGAAGTTCTCGACCTCACACAAGATCCAGGTCCCTGATTGAAGGTCCTCCTACTCCTTTACcagaagaggaagatgatgaCCGGTACATCTTggtgagaagaagaaaaatgtctgatGAAGACCTGGAG CATGAAGCCCGAACTCCCAGGAGAGGTCACCGTGGTGCCATGGCTTTTCCACACATTGTGCGCCCAGTTGAAGAGATAACAGAGGAAGAGCTGAATAATATTTGTGGCTCTGCAAGAGAGAAAGTATATAACAGGGCCATG GGATCCACCTGTCATCAGTGTCGCCAAAAAACCATAGACACCAAGACAAATTGTCGTAACCCTGATTGTGTAGGTGTACGGGGCCAATTCTGCGGGCCATGCCTCCGCAATAGGTATGGTGAAGATGTCAGAACAGCATTGCTGGATCCG ACCTGGAGGTGCCCACCATGTCGTGGAATCTGCAACTGTAGCTTCTGCAGACAGCGAGATGGCCGATGTGCTACAGGTGTCCTGGTCTATCTGGCCAAGTACCATGGCTATGACAATGTCCATGCCTACTTGAAAAG TCTGAAACAAGAACTTGGAATGGAAGACTGA
- the CDCA7 gene encoding cell division cycle-associated protein 7 isoform X1, with product MGPSRPQRRACSGRKNFMVFRNTKLIPMETSSSSDDSCDSFGSDNFANTKRKFRSDIREELAKIFHEASDDESFPGFSENEIQDALKLESDSEENDTSAESEVAQRRQKCPIPLKVAMKFPPRRSERRKGVMEPLPEKLMPAPDSDSDSEEKGAMFLERRALNIKENKAMLAKLMAELQNVSGIFGGRKSLPTVSHGPKRLPRRSLPRSALRRNPDRSSRPHTRSRSLIEGPPTPLPEEEDDDRYILVRRRKMSDEDLEHEARTPRRGHRGAMAFPHIVRPVEEITEEELNNICGSAREKVYNRAMGSTCHQCRQKTIDTKTNCRNPDCVGVRGQFCGPCLRNRYGEDVRTALLDPTWRCPPCRGICNCSFCRQRDGRCATGVLVYLAKYHGYDNVHAYLKSLKQELGMED from the exons ATGGGTCCGTCGCGCCCGCAG CGCCGAGCTtgttcaggaaggaaaaacttCATGGTATTCCGAAATACGAAACTGATTCCCATGGAAACATCCTCATCCTCCGATGACAGTTGTGACAGTTTTGGTTCTGATAATTTTGCAAACACG AAACGCAAGTTTAGGTCTGATATTAGAGAAGAACTGGCGAAAATTTTTCATGAAGCCTCTGATGATGAATCCTTCCCTGGTTTTTCAGAAAACGAGATTCAAGATGCATTG AAATTGGAATCAGATTCAGAGGAGAATGATACAAGTGCTGAAAGTGAAGTAGCTCAGAGAAGGCAGAAATGCCCTATTCCTCTAAAAGTAGCCATGAAGTTTCCACCTCGAAGATCGGAGAGGAGGAAGGGTGTGATGGAACCTCTTCCTGAAAAGCTGATGCCTGCTCCAGATTCAGACTCTGACTCTGAAGAAAAGGGTGCCATGTTTTTAGAAAGAAGAGCTTTaaacataaaggaaaacaaagcaatg CTTGCCAAACTAATGGCCGAGTTGCAGAATGTTTCTGGTATCTTTGGTGGGAGAAAATCATTGCCAACTGTCAGTCAT GGACCAAAGCGACTTCCAAGGCGTTCATTGCCCAGAAGTGCTTTGAGGAGGAACCCAGACCGAAGTTCTCGACCTCACACAAGATCCAGGTCCCTGATTGAAGGTCCTCCTACTCCTTTACcagaagaggaagatgatgaCCGGTACATCTTggtgagaagaagaaaaatgtctgatGAAGACCTGGAG CATGAAGCCCGAACTCCCAGGAGAGGTCACCGTGGTGCCATGGCTTTTCCACACATTGTGCGCCCAGTTGAAGAGATAACAGAGGAAGAGCTGAATAATATTTGTGGCTCTGCAAGAGAGAAAGTATATAACAGGGCCATG GGATCCACCTGTCATCAGTGTCGCCAAAAAACCATAGACACCAAGACAAATTGTCGTAACCCTGATTGTGTAGGTGTACGGGGCCAATTCTGCGGGCCATGCCTCCGCAATAGGTATGGTGAAGATGTCAGAACAGCATTGCTGGATCCG ACCTGGAGGTGCCCACCATGTCGTGGAATCTGCAACTGTAGCTTCTGCAGACAGCGAGATGGCCGATGTGCTACAGGTGTCCTGGTCTATCTGGCCAAGTACCATGGCTATGACAATGTCCATGCCTACTTGAAAAG TCTGAAACAAGAACTTGGAATGGAAGACTGA